The Merismopedia glauca CCAP 1448/3 genome window below encodes:
- a CDS encoding AAA-like domain-containing protein: MHLEEFNRIYQNELTPKQKKVLDLFLKGETDEQIAAQIDATHRSTTSHHLRNISRKFGSPPETEPDYRCKLVELFANYKPESVTLKALEKCDRALPKFRFPEGPEPLNSSFYLDRPTAEADSYAAILESDCLIRIKAPKQMGKTSLLKRILDRGEQHNYQTTYLNLSLFDRELLASKEQFLRSFAACIRGRLPAAPSLGEWDADTPIMVNCTAYFQQLLRGLEEPLVLALDEVDRLFEYPEIYQNFFPMLRHWHENANESETWAKLRLIVAHSTEDYGKLDLNQSPFNIGLPIRLDDFDLEKVRTLVMRHAIDSQVAEPLYQLIGGHPYLLRFALYHLARNRMPIQKLLKEATTDLGIYAQHLQRHLDILQSHRELGAFFSEITASQEPVKFEQKTKIIYQLESLGLIEIAGGALAPRYRLYREYFRDRLS; this comes from the coding sequence ATGCATCTAGAAGAATTTAACCGCATCTACCAAAATGAATTGACCCCAAAACAAAAGAAAGTGTTAGATTTGTTTTTAAAAGGCGAAACGGACGAACAAATAGCCGCTCAAATTGATGCCACCCATCGTTCTACTACTTCCCATCACTTAAGAAACATTTCTCGGAAATTTGGCTCCCCTCCAGAAACTGAACCGGATTATCGCTGTAAATTAGTCGAACTGTTTGCCAACTACAAACCGGAGTCCGTCACTTTGAAAGCCTTAGAAAAGTGCGATCGCGCCCTACCTAAGTTCCGCTTCCCTGAAGGACCCGAACCCCTAAATTCATCTTTCTATCTTGATCGCCCCACCGCCGAAGCCGACAGCTACGCCGCCATATTGGAATCAGATTGTTTAATTCGCATTAAAGCTCCCAAACAAATGGGTAAAACCTCCCTCCTCAAGAGAATTCTAGATCGAGGAGAGCAGCACAACTATCAAACCACCTATCTAAATTTGAGCTTATTTGATCGAGAACTTCTCGCCAGCAAAGAGCAGTTTTTACGCAGCTTCGCCGCTTGCATTCGAGGACGGTTACCTGCTGCCCCTTCCTTGGGTGAATGGGATGCAGATACGCCGATTATGGTTAACTGCACGGCTTATTTTCAACAATTGCTGCGCGGACTGGAGGAACCTCTAGTTCTAGCTTTAGATGAAGTCGATCGCTTGTTCGAGTATCCCGAAATTTATCAGAATTTCTTCCCGATGCTGCGCCACTGGCATGAAAATGCTAACGAATCGGAAACTTGGGCGAAACTTAGGCTGATAGTCGCCCATTCAACTGAAGATTACGGCAAATTAGATCTCAATCAATCTCCCTTTAATATCGGCTTGCCGATTAGATTGGACGATTTCGATTTAGAAAAGGTTAGAACTTTAGTTATGCGCCACGCCATTGACAGCCAAGTTGCCGAACCTCTCTACCAGTTAATAGGGGGACATCCTTACTTACTCAGATTTGCACTTTATCATCTAGCTCGCAATCGGATGCCGATTCAAAAGTTATTGAAAGAGGCAACTACAGACCTGGGAATTTATGCCCAGCATTTGCAGCGACATTTAGATATTTTACAGTCTCATCGCGAATTGGGCGCATTTTTTTCTGAAATTACTGCCAGCCAAGAACCAGTGAAGTTCGAGCAGAAAACCAAGATTATTTATCAGTTAGAGAGTTTGGGACTGATTGAGATTGCAGGGGGGGCGCTCGCTCCTCGGTATCGATTGTATCGAGAATATTTTCGCGATCGCTTGAGTTAA
- a CDS encoding ATP-binding protein — translation MAKSFARERDLKQKSPVSVTDTAAKLAQFKDYAVLHPQLARVDTLLMRAIREPAGFAHVLVYGPSGVGKTTMIRQIARRLNDNLAESKTNAVDTSSYRHSSHSPMPLLLLETRPPDGEVFNRADYYRTALKLLGEPFYERRVLVDIDAEQTWEKKGRGRTKTAQFNDSPELRRALEEAIAKRGVKAVILDEAQHLMKIGSGRGAGKLLDQLDWIKSMTNVTGVLHVLIGTYELLNFRNLSGQASRRGLDLHFPRYLYQNERDRQDFQAVLLAMLRQVPLNVDLPELMQHWLYFYERSLGCVGVLKDWLIRAVAAALDDGEDTLSWSRLQEHTLSLAQCERMAIDTTEGEQKLSYAESRREHLWHLLQMGMDATSVPQAEDAVEASAAPAPKAKRTRPQPANSKSGETDSTIATEPTSEKKPTRQKTKRAEPNLGETPLETNIAAIPTDPQQRSDEILAQLEKPRKSSKRVGQRKPKRDVVGSQ, via the coding sequence ATGGCTAAATCATTTGCCCGCGAGCGCGATCTAAAGCAGAAATCTCCCGTTTCAGTCACCGACACGGCGGCAAAACTTGCTCAATTTAAGGATTATGCAGTTTTACATCCCCAATTAGCGCGAGTAGATACGCTGTTGATGCGCGCCATTCGAGAACCAGCCGGATTCGCTCACGTATTGGTCTACGGACCGAGTGGAGTGGGCAAGACGACGATGATTAGGCAGATAGCCAGACGTTTAAACGATAATCTGGCAGAAAGCAAAACCAATGCCGTCGATACATCTAGCTATCGTCACAGCAGTCACTCTCCAATGCCCCTGCTGCTGTTAGAAACCCGACCGCCCGATGGCGAAGTATTCAATCGAGCAGATTATTATCGCACCGCCCTCAAACTTCTAGGAGAACCATTCTACGAGCGACGGGTACTGGTAGATATCGATGCCGAGCAAACTTGGGAGAAAAAAGGACGGGGACGAACTAAAACCGCACAGTTTAACGATTCCCCAGAACTGCGTCGGGCTTTGGAAGAAGCGATTGCCAAGCGGGGAGTTAAGGCGGTCATTTTGGATGAAGCGCAGCATTTAATGAAGATCGGTAGCGGACGAGGTGCGGGGAAACTCCTAGACCAGTTGGATTGGATTAAGTCGATGACCAACGTGACGGGAGTGCTGCACGTTCTGATTGGAACTTACGAACTGCTAAATTTTCGCAATCTAAGCGGTCAGGCATCGCGGAGGGGATTGGATCTTCATTTTCCCCGCTATCTGTATCAGAACGAGCGAGACCGTCAAGACTTTCAAGCCGTACTGCTGGCGATGTTGAGGCAAGTTCCCCTCAATGTAGACCTGCCAGAACTAATGCAGCATTGGCTTTACTTTTACGAGCGTTCCCTCGGTTGCGTTGGGGTACTCAAGGACTGGTTGATTCGGGCGGTAGCTGCGGCTTTGGATGATGGCGAGGATACTTTGAGTTGGTCGCGGTTGCAGGAGCATACTCTCTCTTTAGCTCAATGCGAGAGGATGGCTATCGATACGACTGAAGGGGAGCAAAAACTCAGTTATGCGGAAAGTCGCCGCGAACATTTATGGCATTTGCTACAGATGGGCATGGATGCGACTTCCGTACCGCAAGCGGAGGATGCTGTAGAAGCATCAGCCGCACCAGCACCCAAAGCTAAACGAACTCGCCCACAGCCTGCCAATTCTAAGTCAGGTGAAACGGATAGCACGATTGCTACCGAGCCAACGAGCGAGAAAAAACCGACTCGCCAGAAAACCAAACGAGCAGAACCCAATCTGGGCGAGACACCGTTAGAAACAAATATTGCTGCCATTCCTACAGACCCGCAGCAGAGAAGCGATGAAATATTAGCCCAACTGGAAAAGCCGAGAAAGTCAAGCAAACGCGTCGGACAGCGCAAACCCAAACGAGATGTGGTAGGGAGTCAGTAG